A window of the Gossypium hirsutum isolate 1008001.06 chromosome A05, Gossypium_hirsutum_v2.1, whole genome shotgun sequence genome harbors these coding sequences:
- the LOC107957459 gene encoding quinone oxidoreductase-like protein 2 homolog, producing MEALLCKKLGDPASASVGNESEPSSSPIEVIRNYPIPQLNSPTAVRVKVKATSLNYANYLQILGKYQEKPPLPFIPGSDYAGTVDAVGPAVTKFKVGDHVCSFAALGSFASFIVQDQSLLFGLPKGCDLVAAAALPVAFGTSHVALVHRASLSSSQVLLVLGAAGGVGFSAVQIGKVCGAVVIAAARGAEKVQFLKSLGADHVVDLTNQNLTASVKGFLKSRKLKGVDVLYDPVGGKLTKESMKLLNWGAQILVIGFASGEIPVIPANITLVKNWTVHGLYWGSYSIHRPAVLEDSIQESISWMEKGLITIHISHTYSISEANLAFSALRDRKAIGKVMIVFDDMGRSKL from the exons atgGAAGCTTTATTGTGTAAGAAATTGGGTGATCCAGCATCAGCCTCAGTCGGAAATGAATCGGAACCATCTTCGTCGCCCATTGAGGTCATCAGAAACTATCCCATCCCACAATTGAACTCTCCAACTGCTGTGAGAGTCAAAGTGAAAGCCACCAGCTTGAACTATGCCAATTACCTTCAGATTTTGGGCAAGTATCAAGAGAAGCCTCCCCTCCCTTTCATTCCTGGCTCCGATTATGCTGGCACTGTTGACGCCGTCGGCCCCGCCGTCACCAAGTTCAAGGTGGGCGACCACGTCTGCTCCTTCGCTGCCCTAGGCTCCTTCGCCTCCTTCATCGTCCAAGACCAATCCCTCCT GTTTGGGTTGCCCAAAGGGTGTGATCTGGTGGCAGCTGCTGCACTCCCTGTCGCCTTTGGGACCTCGCACGTAGCTCTTGTTCACAGGGCTAGCTTGTCCTCTTCTCAG GTATTGCTAGTTCTTGGTGCCGCTGGAGGCGTTGGTTTTTCTGCTGTTCAAATTGGCAAGGTTTGCGGTGCAGTTGTCATTGCTGCTGCCAG GGGAGCTGAAAAGGTGCAATTTTTGAAGTCCTTGGGTGCTGATCATGTGGTGGACTTGACCAATCAAAATCTAACTGCAAGTGTCAAGGGGTTCCTCAAGTCAAGGAAATTAAAAGGGGTTGATGTTCTCTATGATCCTGTTGGTGGCAAGCTTACTAAAGAAAGTATGAAGCTCTTGAATTGGGGTGCTCAAATTCTTGTCATTGGTTTTGCCAGTGGTGAAATCCCTGTCATCCCAGCTAATATCACTCTTGTTAAG AACTGGACTGTGCACGGACTCTACTGGGGTAGCTACTCAATACATCGACCAGCTGTGCTCGAGGATTCCATCCAGGAGAGTATCTCCTGGATGGAAAAGGGATTGATTACCATTCACATTTCTCATACTTACAGCATATCAGAG GCCAACCTTGCATTCTCTGCACTGAGAGATAGAAAAGCCATAGGGAAAGTGATGATTGTATTTGATGATATGGGAAGGTCTAAGCTTTAA
- the LOC107957458 gene encoding autophagy-related protein 18c, translating to MTSTTLSASPPLLPRPAIEPTQPPVSNDPPSFTPIHDASDINQIELLSVSWNQDYGCFAAGTSQDFRIYNCQPFKETFRRNLKTGGFKIVEMLFRCNILALVGGESNSHYPPNKVIIWDDHQSRCIGEFAFRSEVRAVKLRRDRIVVVLEHKIYVYGFMDLKLLHQIETSANPRGLCCLSHHSNTSVLACPGLYRGLIRVEHFGLNIMKLINAHDSHIACLTLTLDGLLLATASTKGTLIRIFNTMDGTRLQEVRRGVDRADIYSIALSPNFQWLAVSSDKGTVHIFHLRVRVFGGHSSSQQSSVQGPALLHQNSSTSLDALIPPSTGANPSSSLSFMRGVLPKYFSSEWSFARFHLPEDTQFIAAFGSQNTVVVVGMNGSFYRCSFDPVHGGEMLQQEYVRFLKTKT from the exons ATGACTTCAACCACGCTCTCCGCATCTCCACCTCTCCTTCCAAGGCCGGCCATCGAACCTACTCAACCCCCCGTTTCCAATGACCCGCCATCCTTTACCCCCATACATGATGCCTCTGATATCAACCAAATAGAGTTACTCTCCGTGTCTTGGAACCAGGATTATGGCTGCTTTGCTGCTGGCACCTCCCAAGATTTCCGCATTTATAATTGCCAACCCTTCAAGGAAACCTTCAGGCGCAATCTCAAAACCGGGGGTTTCAAAATTGTTGAAATGCTTTTCCGCTGCAACATCTTGGCACTTGTCGGTGGGGAATCCAATTCCCACTATCCTCCAAACAAAGTTATAATATGGGATGATCATCAAAGTCGCTGCATTGGTGAATTTGCATTTAGGTCTGAGGTTCGAGCTGTCAAATTAAGACGAGATCGCATTGTTGTGGTTCTGGAGCACAAGATATATGTCTATGGTTTTATGGATCTTAAGCTTCTTCATCAAATTGAGACTTCGGCCAATCCTAGGGGACTTTGTTGCCTTTCTCACCATTCTAATACATCTGTATTGGCTTGTCCTGGTCTTTATAGAGGCCTGATTCGAGTTGAACACTTTGGCCTTAATATCATGAAACTAATTAATGCTCATGATTCTCATATTGCCTGCTTGACCTTGACACTCGATGGCCTACTTCTTGCAACTGCTAGTACCAAGGGCACCTTGATAAGAATATTCAACACCATGGATGGAACTCGCTTACAAGAG GTGCGAAGAGGAGTGGACAGAGCAGATATCTATAGCATTGCCCTCTCACCAAATTTCCAATGGTTGGCTGTTTCGAGTGATAAAGGCACTGTTCATATATTTCACCTTCGAGTTAGAGTTTTTGGGGGCCATTCATCTTCTCAACAATCTTCTGTCCAAGGTCCAGCATTATTGCATCAGAATTCTTCAACCTCACTTGATGCACTTATCCCTCCAAGCACTGGTGCCAACCCTAGTTCATCCTTGTCTTTTATGAGAG GGGTTTTACCAAAGTATTTTAGTTCAGAATGGTCATTTGCTCGGTTTCACTTACCTGAAGATACCCAATTCATTGCAGCATTTGGATCTCAAAACACTGTTGTTGTGGTTGGCATGAACGGGAG TTTCTACAGGTGCAGTTTTGATCCCGTTCATGGGGGAGAGATGTTACAGCAGGAATATGTCCGGTTTCTGAAAACCAAAACTTGA